From a region of the Haloferax volcanii DS2 genome:
- a CDS encoding energy-coupling factor ABC transporter ATP-binding protein, with protein MGPVIEARGLTHEYPDGTTALRDVTVTIEAGERVAVIGANGSGKSTLQHVLGGLVEPTAGTVEYVGETADAEAVRDRLGVLLQDPDDYLFNTTVREDIEYGPAQLGMSRQAATQRVAHLAAELGLESLLDRPPFRLSGGEKQRAAVASVLAFEPAVLLLDEPFGAVDAGYRERILELVTGHEGTVVLFTPSVDAVPEIADRVLVVGQDGSIAADGPVRDVLTDTTLLRDNGLRPPATVQLFEGILDVDDVPLTVSEARAHLLDQTR; from the coding sequence ATGGGGCCTGTAATCGAAGCCCGGGGACTGACACACGAGTACCCGGACGGAACGACGGCGCTCCGAGACGTGACGGTCACAATCGAGGCGGGAGAGCGAGTTGCCGTCATCGGTGCGAACGGGTCGGGAAAGAGCACGCTGCAACACGTGCTCGGCGGCCTCGTCGAGCCGACGGCCGGAACGGTCGAGTACGTCGGTGAGACGGCGGATGCCGAAGCCGTCAGGGACCGCCTCGGCGTGCTCCTGCAAGACCCCGACGACTACCTGTTCAATACGACCGTCCGCGAGGACATCGAATACGGGCCGGCCCAGCTCGGGATGTCACGGCAGGCAGCGACACAGCGAGTCGCACACCTCGCGGCCGAACTCGGGTTAGAGAGCCTGTTGGACCGCCCCCCGTTCCGTCTGTCGGGGGGCGAGAAACAGCGGGCGGCGGTCGCGAGCGTCCTCGCGTTCGAGCCGGCGGTGCTCCTTCTCGACGAGCCGTTCGGCGCTGTCGACGCCGGCTACCGAGAACGCATTTTGGAACTGGTGACCGGCCACGAGGGGACCGTGGTGCTGTTCACGCCGTCTGTGGACGCCGTGCCCGAGATTGCCGACCGAGTACTCGTCGTCGGGCAGGACGGGTCGATAGCCGCGGACGGACCTGTTCGAGACGTGCTGACAGACACTACCCTGCTGAGAGACAACGGTCTCCGGCCGCCGGCGACGGTGCAGTTGTTCGAGGGGATACTCGACGTTGACGACGTTCCGCTGACCGTCTCGGAGGCACGAGCCCACCTGCTGGACCAAACGCGGTAG
- the cbiQ gene encoding cobalt ECF transporter T component CbiQ, whose product MTGVVGRSVESITGALRSVFTAEQVASSDGFLQRRDPRVSLCSVAGLALAVMITRTVAVSLCFGVVTVLLARLSAVPLRQLLARSAVVPLVSAGIVVPQAVLLPGDALVRAFGFAVTDAGVAYVVLFTLRVGVGVALLSLIVMTTPFSSVVAAMRELRVPVALVWVVAVTYRYLFLFFDELQRLVLARNSRTTGQSSLRDGWRDAKRLVGTFLLRTLDRGERVGRGMRARGGSRPPSPYSRSRDVDGGDYALVALAVVAVTGSGVIRWGL is encoded by the coding sequence GTGACCGGCGTCGTCGGCCGCTCGGTCGAATCCATCACGGGGGCGCTTCGATCCGTGTTCACGGCCGAGCAGGTGGCCTCGTCCGACGGGTTCCTCCAGCGACGGGACCCTCGCGTCTCCCTGTGTTCGGTCGCTGGCCTCGCGCTGGCGGTGATGATTACGCGAACCGTCGCGGTCTCCCTCTGTTTCGGCGTCGTGACCGTCCTCTTGGCGCGGCTGTCGGCGGTTCCGCTCCGACAGTTGCTCGCACGCTCGGCGGTCGTGCCGCTCGTCTCCGCCGGTATCGTCGTTCCCCAAGCCGTACTGCTCCCCGGGGACGCGCTCGTGCGGGCGTTCGGGTTCGCCGTCACTGACGCCGGCGTCGCGTACGTCGTGCTGTTCACGCTCCGCGTCGGCGTCGGCGTCGCGCTCCTGTCGCTCATCGTGATGACGACGCCGTTCTCGTCGGTGGTCGCGGCCATGCGGGAACTGCGCGTCCCGGTCGCGCTCGTGTGGGTCGTCGCCGTCACCTATCGCTACCTGTTCCTGTTTTTCGACGAGTTACAGCGACTCGTTCTCGCGCGGAACAGTCGCACGACCGGACAGTCGAGCCTCCGCGACGGGTGGCGCGATGCAAAGCGGCTCGTCGGGACGTTCCTGTTGCGGACGCTCGACCGCGGCGAACGGGTCGGCCGCGGGATGCGGGCCCGCGGCGGTTCCCGACCACCGTCACCGTACAGTCGGTCGCGGGACGTCGACGGGGGCGACTACGCGCTGGTCGCGCTCGCCGTCGTGGCCGTCACCGGCTCGGGGGTGATTCGATGGGGCCTGTAA
- a CDS encoding PDGLE domain-containing protein, which produces MNALVSDSWGRRALIGLLVLVVLAPVFGWASGAVGYAEPLENAAEETGAADAADPVSPGLLPDYSVPGLSSPLGTLVSAVVGTGLTLAVGVGVGRLLEQ; this is translated from the coding sequence GTGAACGCGCTCGTGTCTGACTCCTGGGGTCGGCGGGCGCTCATCGGGCTGCTCGTGCTCGTCGTCTTGGCTCCCGTGTTCGGCTGGGCGTCCGGCGCAGTCGGGTACGCCGAACCGCTCGAAAACGCCGCCGAAGAGACCGGGGCGGCCGACGCGGCCGACCCCGTCAGTCCCGGACTGCTGCCGGACTACTCCGTCCCGGGGCTCAGTTCGCCGCTCGGAACGCTCGTCTCGGCGGTCGTCGGGACGGGGCTCACGCTGGCGGTCGGAGTCGGAGTCGGTCGCCTCCTCGAACAGTGA
- a CDS encoding energy-coupling factor ABC transporter permease yields the protein MHIPDGFLDPWVAGLFWLGSGIVIGIAVRRARGELGDERTPLLGVVAAGIFAAQMLNWPIPGGTSAHFVGGAFAGILLGPYLGVLAMSAVVTIQALVFGDGGIIALGANLFAMAVVDVLVGYALFRALRGVHETGAAFVAGWGAITVSALIVGVGIGLSSAFAYELSVTVLIMVVGHALLGFVEGAITAAVYGYVADARPDLVLGRLDDDSLSPEVGL from the coding sequence ATGCACATTCCGGACGGCTTCCTCGACCCCTGGGTGGCGGGTCTCTTCTGGCTCGGCTCCGGCATCGTAATCGGTATCGCGGTCAGACGCGCCCGCGGCGAACTCGGTGACGAACGGACGCCGCTTCTCGGCGTCGTTGCGGCAGGTATCTTCGCCGCGCAGATGCTGAACTGGCCGATTCCGGGCGGGACGAGCGCTCATTTCGTCGGCGGGGCGTTCGCGGGTATCCTCCTCGGACCGTATCTCGGCGTCCTCGCGATGAGTGCCGTCGTGACGATACAGGCGCTCGTGTTCGGCGACGGCGGCATCATCGCGCTCGGTGCGAACCTCTTTGCGATGGCCGTCGTCGACGTCCTCGTCGGGTACGCCCTCTTCCGGGCGCTCCGAGGGGTTCACGAAACCGGCGCTGCGTTCGTCGCCGGGTGGGGAGCGATTACCGTCTCGGCGCTGATCGTCGGCGTCGGCATCGGCCTCTCGTCGGCGTTCGCTTACGAGCTGAGCGTGACCGTGCTGATAATGGTCGTCGGCCACGCGCTCTTGGGGTTCGTCGAGGGCGCGATTACGGCCGCGGTCTACGGCTACGTCGCGGACGCTCGACCGGACCTCGTGCTCGGGCGACTCGACGACGACTCGCTTTCCCCGGAGGTGGGCCTGTGA
- a CDS encoding CopG family ribbon-helix-helix protein, with protein MSQDVDRMSVTLPPSLLSELDDVVAAGEYDSRSEATRDALRAFVTEFNQQTGLSGSLSGTVVVLYEHDHSGVSDEMTELQHDFTETIIAVHHVHLGDHLCLESIAVDGTGERIEELLSRIRPLKGVHQVRLAVVEADR; from the coding sequence ATGAGCCAGGACGTCGACCGGATGAGCGTCACGCTCCCGCCGAGTCTGCTCTCCGAACTCGACGACGTGGTCGCCGCCGGCGAGTACGACAGCCGCTCGGAAGCGACCAGAGACGCGCTTCGCGCGTTCGTCACGGAGTTCAATCAGCAGACGGGGCTCTCCGGAAGTCTCAGCGGAACCGTAGTCGTCCTCTACGAGCACGACCACAGCGGCGTGAGCGACGAGATGACCGAACTGCAACACGACTTCACCGAGACCATCATCGCGGTCCATCACGTCCATCTCGGCGACCACCTCTGTCTGGAATCCATCGCCGTCGACGGGACGGGCGAGCGAATCGAGGAGTTGCTCTCGCGAATTCGGCCGCTGAAGGGCGTCCATCAGGTCAGACTCGCCGTCGTCGAAGCGGACCGGTAG
- a CDS encoding DUF2309 domain-containing protein has protein sequence MSTEHSIEDSIDKAATTVGSVWPVHSFVTANPLSGFEDMPFSEAVTQAADLVGGRGYPSPETFEAALEGGQIDPAALDAELADRGYDGDPEALLERMDAGVESAGAGDDVETDAARVDRVLTKWLSAFLDEGQAHWPMPDREDGFYNAFRSMAAYDGQIPDDGIVSDLPESPVETIEAAVASYPESQWVPIFEEQLAALPGWTGFIKQRAADGGEWQSAHPISLDGYLAARLALLDAFGVDIAPSTGSKSDEAEAADELADAFLSAWEASYRDEVVDRVAAESEALDTSDATGRPDAQLVFCIDTRSEVIRRHIEATGDYETHGYAGFFGIPMEYRGYDAEVAVDACPPIVDPQHRVTEVPTDRDTEATRDRWSRLREAAGEAIESLKTNPATAFGFVESAGSGYGLALAARTLVPGRVSDLLGTADDAVPDDREFCDQVIHHQHSYAGDLPVGLTDDEKVEYAANAFGLMGWEEFGRLVVFTGHASETANNPYDSSLDCGACAGHPGGPNARVLAAICNDETVKAQLRDRGFGIPEDTVFVAGEHNTTTDEIELYDGDVPESHAEDLDQLRADLAVAREHAAAERAETMGAGGSAAVSETERRAADWAETRPEWGLAGNAGFVIGPRELTSDLDLDGRAFLHSYDHATDPDGDALEAILTGPMVVTQWINAQYYFSTVDNAVYGSGSKVTQNPVGNVGVYQGNGGDLMTGLPLQSLMADDDTPYHQPLRLSTIIHAPVDRVTDVLADHAELTELLDNDWLSLTVVDPTQDHRAFHYDEELTWTPASERVESNPEPEAPDTPAATAVADD, from the coding sequence ATGAGTACTGAACACAGCATCGAAGACAGCATCGACAAAGCCGCGACGACCGTCGGCTCGGTCTGGCCGGTTCACTCGTTCGTCACGGCCAACCCGCTTTCGGGGTTCGAAGATATGCCGTTCAGCGAGGCGGTCACGCAGGCCGCGGACCTCGTCGGCGGCCGCGGCTACCCGAGTCCCGAGACGTTCGAAGCGGCCCTCGAAGGGGGGCAAATCGACCCCGCGGCGCTCGACGCGGAACTGGCCGACCGCGGCTACGACGGCGACCCCGAAGCCCTACTGGAGCGCATGGACGCCGGCGTCGAGTCCGCGGGCGCGGGCGACGACGTCGAGACCGACGCCGCGCGGGTCGACCGCGTGCTGACGAAGTGGCTGTCGGCGTTCCTCGACGAGGGTCAAGCCCACTGGCCGATGCCGGACCGCGAAGACGGGTTCTACAACGCCTTCCGGTCGATGGCCGCGTACGACGGCCAAATCCCCGACGACGGCATCGTCTCCGACCTGCCCGAGTCGCCGGTCGAGACCATCGAGGCCGCGGTCGCGTCGTATCCCGAAAGCCAATGGGTGCCGATATTCGAGGAGCAGCTCGCCGCGCTCCCCGGCTGGACCGGCTTCATCAAGCAACGCGCCGCCGACGGCGGCGAGTGGCAGTCCGCGCACCCGATTTCGCTCGACGGCTACCTCGCGGCCCGCCTCGCGCTCCTCGACGCGTTCGGCGTCGACATCGCGCCGTCGACCGGGTCGAAGAGCGACGAGGCCGAGGCGGCCGACGAACTCGCCGATGCGTTCCTGAGCGCGTGGGAGGCGAGCTACCGCGACGAGGTTGTCGACCGCGTCGCCGCCGAGAGCGAGGCGCTCGACACCAGCGACGCCACGGGCCGCCCGGACGCGCAACTGGTGTTCTGTATCGACACGCGCTCGGAGGTCATCCGCCGGCACATCGAGGCGACCGGCGACTACGAGACCCACGGTTACGCCGGCTTCTTCGGCATCCCGATGGAGTACCGGGGGTACGACGCCGAGGTAGCGGTCGACGCCTGCCCGCCGATTGTCGACCCGCAGCACCGCGTCACCGAGGTCCCGACCGACAGGGACACCGAGGCGACCCGCGACCGTTGGTCGCGCCTCCGCGAGGCCGCGGGCGAGGCCATCGAGTCGCTGAAGACCAACCCCGCCACCGCCTTCGGCTTCGTCGAGAGCGCGGGGAGCGGATACGGGCTGGCTCTCGCGGCCCGCACGCTCGTCCCCGGTCGCGTCTCCGACCTGCTCGGAACCGCTGACGACGCGGTCCCCGACGACCGCGAGTTCTGCGACCAAGTCATCCACCACCAGCACTCGTACGCGGGCGACCTCCCGGTGGGGCTGACCGACGACGAGAAAGTCGAGTACGCCGCGAACGCCTTCGGGCTGATGGGTTGGGAGGAGTTCGGTCGCCTCGTCGTGTTCACCGGTCACGCCAGCGAGACGGCCAACAACCCCTACGATTCGAGTCTGGACTGCGGGGCCTGCGCCGGTCACCCCGGCGGCCCGAACGCCCGCGTCCTCGCGGCCATCTGTAACGACGAGACGGTCAAAGCCCAACTCCGCGACCGCGGGTTCGGCATCCCCGAGGATACGGTGTTCGTCGCCGGCGAGCACAACACGACGACCGACGAAATCGAACTGTACGACGGCGACGTACCCGAGAGCCACGCCGAGGACCTCGACCAGTTGCGCGCGGACCTCGCGGTCGCCCGCGAGCACGCGGCCGCCGAGCGCGCCGAGACGATGGGAGCCGGCGGCTCCGCGGCCGTCAGCGAGACGGAGCGCCGCGCCGCCGACTGGGCCGAGACGCGTCCCGAATGGGGGCTGGCCGGCAACGCCGGCTTCGTCATCGGCCCCCGCGAACTGACGAGCGACCTCGACCTCGACGGCCGCGCGTTCCTCCACTCCTACGACCACGCGACGGACCCCGACGGCGACGCGCTCGAAGCGATTCTCACGGGGCCGATGGTCGTCACCCAGTGGATTAACGCGCAGTACTACTTCTCGACGGTCGACAACGCCGTCTACGGCAGCGGGTCGAAAGTGACCCAAAACCCCGTCGGCAACGTCGGCGTCTATCAGGGCAACGGCGGCGACCTGATGACCGGCCTCCCGCTCCAGTCGCTGATGGCCGACGACGACACGCCGTACCACCAGCCGCTCCGCCTCTCGACGATTATCCACGCGCCGGTCGACCGCGTCACCGACGTGCTGGCCGACCACGCGGAACTGACCGAACTGCTCGACAACGACTGGCTCTCGCTGACGGTCGTCGACCCGACGCAGGACCACCGCGCGTTCCACTACGACGAGGAACTGACGTGGACGCCGGCGTCCGAACGGGTCGAATCGAACCCCGAACCGGAGGCGCCGGACACGCCGGCGGCGACCGCCGTCGCGGACGATTAA
- a CDS encoding proton-conducting transporter transmembrane domain-containing protein translates to MSGHSPKPTVGALPDATADSPFAPVALTRLVWALFAASVAVLFARLRLGGACEVPGVVAVDGLTVLLWVVVTFFSGIVHSYSRRYMAGSVHETKFFAAVFGFTVAVMALVAADNVALFWLCWLAMGLLMAKLIGIIDGWPQARAAASVARRYFLASSAFLGVALAALWWSTGATTVSGIAASANGLGGPVWLLACVALVLAAMIQSALVPFHGWLLSSMTAPTPASALMHAGFVNAGGILLLRFAPVVTLDATLMLGIVAVGATSALLGKLLKNVQSDVKSELGCSTIGQMGFMIMQAGLGFFGAAITHLILHGFYKAYHFLSAGGAVERTAPPDHEDHETGAVGSAVIVATGLAGGALFAALTGKGTHLDSGLLLVAFVVLTTLHAARNVVARAALPATARYGAVPLVFLPAIAVYALVYQGISSVLSGLPVVEAPAELSALHALVAGVFLVTYVAIELGVHERSRRLYVALLNASQPASSTMLTATEDYNEY, encoded by the coding sequence ATGTCAGGACACAGCCCGAAACCGACGGTCGGAGCACTCCCGGACGCGACGGCGGATTCGCCGTTCGCGCCCGTCGCACTAACGCGGCTCGTGTGGGCGCTGTTCGCCGCGAGCGTCGCCGTGCTCTTCGCCCGACTCCGACTCGGCGGCGCGTGTGAGGTCCCCGGCGTCGTCGCCGTCGACGGCCTGACCGTGCTGCTGTGGGTGGTCGTGACGTTCTTCAGCGGTATCGTCCACAGCTACTCGCGCCGCTACATGGCAGGCTCCGTCCACGAGACGAAGTTCTTCGCCGCCGTGTTCGGCTTCACGGTCGCCGTGATGGCCCTCGTCGCGGCCGACAACGTCGCGCTGTTCTGGCTGTGCTGGCTGGCGATGGGACTCCTCATGGCGAAACTCATCGGTATCATCGACGGCTGGCCGCAGGCGCGGGCCGCCGCGAGCGTCGCCCGCAGGTACTTCCTCGCAAGCAGCGCGTTCCTCGGCGTCGCGCTCGCGGCGCTGTGGTGGTCGACCGGCGCGACGACGGTCTCCGGCATCGCCGCGAGCGCCAACGGGCTCGGTGGCCCGGTGTGGCTTCTGGCCTGCGTCGCGCTCGTCCTCGCGGCGATGATTCAGTCCGCGCTCGTCCCGTTCCACGGCTGGCTCCTCTCGTCGATGACCGCCCCGACGCCCGCCTCCGCGCTGATGCACGCCGGGTTCGTCAACGCGGGCGGCATCCTGCTGCTTCGGTTCGCCCCGGTCGTGACCCTCGACGCCACGCTCATGCTCGGCATCGTGGCCGTCGGCGCGACGAGCGCCCTCCTCGGAAAGCTGCTCAAGAACGTCCAGTCGGACGTCAAGAGCGAACTCGGCTGTTCGACCATCGGACAGATGGGCTTCATGATTATGCAGGCCGGCCTCGGCTTCTTCGGAGCCGCCATCACGCACCTCATCCTGCACGGCTTCTACAAGGCGTACCACTTCCTCAGCGCGGGCGGCGCGGTCGAACGGACCGCCCCGCCCGACCACGAGGACCACGAGACCGGGGCCGTTGGTTCCGCGGTCATCGTGGCGACCGGACTGGCCGGCGGCGCGCTGTTCGCGGCGCTCACCGGGAAGGGCACGCACCTCGACAGCGGGCTCCTGCTCGTGGCGTTCGTCGTGCTCACCACGCTGCACGCGGCTCGCAACGTCGTCGCGCGCGCCGCGCTCCCGGCGACGGCCCGCTACGGCGCGGTGCCGCTGGTCTTCCTGCCGGCCATCGCCGTGTACGCCCTCGTCTATCAGGGAATTTCGAGCGTGCTGTCCGGGCTGCCGGTCGTCGAGGCCCCCGCCGAGCTGAGCGCGCTCCACGCGCTCGTCGCCGGCGTCTTCCTCGTGACTTACGTCGCGATAGAACTCGGCGTCCACGAACGCAGCCGGCGTCTCTACGTCGCGCTGTTGAACGCGAGCCAGCCCGCGTCCAGCACCATGCTGACCGCCACGGAGGACTACAATGAGTACTGA
- a CDS encoding Lrp/AsnC family transcriptional regulator: MSGEDIDDVDRAILYALQEDARNMSSGDIAKRTGTSDSTVRKRIQRLESEGVVKGYSASVDYQKSGYPLRMLLYCTASIPKRGELVPEILKMDGVVAVQELVTGEQNLLVTAVCETDDDITAIAQELLDMGVTVADEVLVRTHETTPFGEFDAERHAENDS, encoded by the coding sequence ATGTCCGGCGAGGATATCGACGACGTCGACAGGGCGATTCTGTACGCACTCCAGGAGGACGCCCGGAACATGTCGTCCGGCGACATCGCAAAGCGAACGGGAACCTCGGACAGCACCGTCCGCAAGCGCATCCAGCGGCTCGAATCCGAGGGCGTGGTCAAGGGATACAGCGCGAGCGTCGACTATCAGAAGTCGGGCTATCCGCTCCGAATGCTGCTGTACTGCACCGCTTCGATTCCCAAGCGGGGCGAACTCGTCCCCGAGATTCTGAAGATGGATGGCGTCGTGGCGGTCCAGGAGTTAGTCACCGGCGAACAGAACCTCCTCGTGACCGCCGTCTGCGAGACGGACGACGACATCACGGCCATCGCACAGGAACTCCTCGACATGGGCGTCACCGTCGCCGACGAGGTTCTCGTCCGCACGCACGAGACGACGCCGTTCGGCGAGTTCGATGCCGAGAGGCACGCCGAGAACGACTCCTGA
- the tuf gene encoding translation elongation factor EF-1 subunit alpha, which produces MADKPHQNLAIIGHVDHGKSTLVGRLLFETGSVPEHIIEQHREEAASKGKSGFEFAYVMDNLAEERERGVTIDIAHQRFDTEKYYFTIVDTPGHRDFVKNMITGASQADHAILVVAADDGVAPQTREHVFLARTLGIEELIIAVNKMDVVDYSEDSYKQVKEEVQQLLQQVRFNSDDAGFIPISAFEGDNIAEPSENMTWFDGPTVLESLNNLPEPSPPTDAPLRVPIQDVYTISGIGTVPVGRVETGMLRTGDNVRFMPSDAGGEVKTIEMHHEEVPEAGPGDNVGFNVRGVGKDDIRRGDVCGPADDPPSVAKTFTAQIVVMQHPSVITAGYTPVIHAHTAQVACTFESLDQKLDPASGEVAEEEPDFIKAGDAAVVTLRPQKPLSIEPSSEIAELGSFAIRDMGQTIAAGKVLEVNE; this is translated from the coding sequence ATGGCAGACAAACCACACCAGAACTTAGCCATCATCGGACACGTCGACCACGGGAAATCCACGCTCGTCGGCCGGCTCCTGTTCGAGACAGGTAGCGTCCCGGAACACATCATCGAACAGCACCGCGAGGAGGCGGCGTCCAAGGGGAAGTCGGGCTTCGAGTTCGCCTACGTGATGGACAACCTCGCCGAGGAGCGCGAACGCGGCGTCACCATCGACATCGCCCACCAGCGCTTCGACACGGAGAAGTACTACTTCACCATCGTCGACACGCCCGGTCACCGCGACTTCGTGAAGAACATGATTACGGGCGCGTCGCAGGCCGACCACGCAATTCTCGTCGTCGCCGCCGACGACGGTGTCGCGCCGCAGACCCGCGAGCACGTCTTCCTCGCCCGGACCCTCGGCATTGAGGAACTCATCATCGCGGTCAACAAGATGGACGTCGTCGATTACAGCGAAGACTCCTACAAACAGGTCAAAGAGGAGGTCCAACAGCTCCTCCAGCAGGTGCGGTTCAACTCCGACGACGCGGGCTTCATCCCCATCTCGGCGTTCGAGGGCGACAACATCGCCGAACCCTCGGAGAACATGACGTGGTTCGACGGGCCGACCGTCCTGGAGTCGCTGAACAACCTCCCGGAGCCGTCGCCGCCGACCGACGCCCCGCTTCGCGTCCCGATTCAGGACGTGTACACCATCTCCGGCATCGGGACGGTCCCGGTCGGCCGCGTCGAGACGGGGATGCTCAGGACGGGCGACAACGTCCGGTTCATGCCCTCTGACGCCGGTGGCGAAGTGAAGACCATCGAGATGCACCACGAGGAGGTTCCGGAGGCCGGCCCCGGCGACAACGTCGGCTTCAACGTCCGCGGCGTCGGCAAAGACGACATCCGCCGCGGCGACGTCTGCGGCCCGGCCGACGACCCGCCGTCGGTCGCCAAGACGTTCACGGCGCAAATCGTCGTGATGCAACACCCCTCGGTCATCACGGCGGGCTACACGCCGGTCATCCACGCGCACACCGCGCAGGTCGCCTGCACGTTCGAGTCGCTCGACCAGAAGCTCGACCCCGCGTCGGGCGAGGTCGCAGAAGAGGAGCCGGACTTCATCAAGGCCGGCGACGCCGCCGTCGTCACGCTGCGTCCGCAGAAGCCGCTCAGCATCGAGCCGTCCTCAGAAATCGCCGAACTCGGGAGCTTCGCCATCCGCGACATGGGACAGACAATCGCGGCCGGCAAAGTGCTCGAAGTCAACGAGTAG
- a CDS encoding NYN domain-containing protein, producing the protein MDLLRRLVGPDGLPSGRVALFVDGPNVLRDEFDVDLDDIRAAGRSLGGQLSAARLYLDEHATPGLIQAAEARGFEVVVTSGDVDVKLAVDLTRYAVEDRADVIAVASRDTDFKPALETANAYGLRTVAIAPGSYGRSDALQNAATHAMTLDESAADDN; encoded by the coding sequence ATGGACCTCCTGCGGCGATTGGTCGGCCCCGACGGGCTTCCCTCGGGCCGAGTGGCGCTCTTCGTGGACGGGCCGAACGTCCTCCGCGACGAGTTCGACGTGGACTTAGACGACATCCGGGCGGCGGGTCGCTCGCTCGGCGGGCAGTTGAGCGCGGCGCGGCTCTACCTCGACGAGCACGCCACGCCGGGGCTGATTCAGGCCGCGGAAGCGCGCGGGTTCGAGGTCGTCGTCACGAGCGGCGACGTGGACGTGAAGCTCGCGGTCGACCTCACGCGCTACGCCGTCGAGGACCGCGCCGACGTCATCGCGGTCGCCTCGCGGGACACCGACTTCAAGCCCGCCTTGGAGACGGCCAACGCTTACGGCCTGCGGACGGTCGCCATCGCTCCGGGGAGCTACGGCCGCTCGGACGCGCTTCAGAACGCGGCGACCCACGCGATGACGCTCGACGAGTCCGCCGCCGACGACAACTGA
- a CDS encoding TatD family hydrolase translates to MQEFDTPVVDNHLHLDPDHGRGLEAVKDFARSGGTHLLVVNKPSWLLGHEVETGEDFRPVFETTVEVVREASELLPGRAWPVLGVHPGLVSKLVDDRGYDPEAARDLMCAGLDTAAEFVREGDALALKSGRPHYEVTDAVWEASNAVLRHGLDLAADCDCALQLHTESTTDLSDVAEWADERGVPGERVVKHYAQGHLTGGTPSVMSDKDRLEDAAERGDPFFMETDFIDDPDRPGAVMGPKTVPRRVDWLLDAGRDDAVRNAHVETPASVYGIDTEATLDR, encoded by the coding sequence ATGCAGGAGTTCGACACGCCGGTCGTGGACAACCATCTCCACCTCGACCCGGACCACGGGCGCGGGCTGGAGGCGGTGAAGGATTTCGCCCGGAGCGGCGGCACGCACCTCCTCGTCGTCAACAAGCCCTCGTGGCTCCTCGGCCACGAGGTCGAGACCGGCGAGGACTTCCGCCCGGTCTTCGAGACGACGGTCGAGGTCGTCCGCGAGGCCTCCGAGCTTCTCCCCGGGCGCGCGTGGCCGGTCCTCGGCGTCCACCCCGGTCTCGTCTCGAAACTCGTCGACGACCGCGGCTACGACCCCGAGGCCGCCCGCGACCTGATGTGCGCCGGTCTCGACACCGCCGCCGAGTTCGTCCGCGAGGGCGACGCGCTCGCGCTCAAGTCCGGCCGCCCGCACTACGAGGTCACCGACGCCGTCTGGGAGGCCTCGAACGCCGTCCTCAGACACGGCCTCGACCTCGCCGCCGACTGCGACTGCGCGCTCCAGCTCCACACCGAGTCGACCACCGACCTCTCGGACGTGGCCGAGTGGGCCGACGAGCGCGGCGTCCCCGGCGAGCGCGTGGTCAAACACTACGCGCAGGGCCACCTGACCGGCGGCACGCCGAGCGTCATGAGCGACAAGGACCGCCTCGAAGACGCCGCCGAGCGGGGCGACCCGTTTTTCATGGAGACCGACTTCATTGACGACCCCGACCGCCCCGGCGCGGTGATGGGTCCGAAGACCGTCCCCCGGCGCGTCGACTGGCTCCTCGACGCGGGCCGCGACGACGCCGTCAGGAACGCGCACGTCGAGACGCCCGCGTCGGTCTACGGCATCGACACCGAAGCGACGCTCGACCGATAG